CGTTACAAGCAAAACCATCGCATATTAACCTGATAatcttaaatatataaatgtgaCTCGCTACACAGCTACTCCACATGAGTGAACCGCAGGTAATCTTTGTTAGAGGGAAGTTCAACACTGTCGTATCCTTGGGGAAAGGATTGTTTGGCTTCATCATTAGAAACATCAGGCGAGATCACTACTGGGTCCCCAGGTTTCCAGTTTGCAGGCGTGGAGATCTTGTGCTTCGACGCTATCTGCAGCGAGTCCAGAACCCGTAAAACCTCATCCATGTTCCGACCAGTGCTCGCTGGGTATAAAAAGCTCAGCTTTATCTTCTTGTCGGGCCCAACGACATGCAAAGCACGAGAGGGGGTCACCGTGTTGCCGTCTGAAGGCTCCACCATGTTGAGTTTCTTGATGATCTCTCTGGTGGGATCGGCCGCGATGGGGTAGTTTACCGGTTTGTTCTTGTTGTAGGCTTCGATGTCTTTGATCCATT
This is a stretch of genomic DNA from Primulina huaijiensis isolate GDHJ02 unplaced genomic scaffold, ASM1229523v2 scaffold206910, whole genome shotgun sequence. It encodes these proteins:
- the LOC140966519 gene encoding 1-Cys peroxiredoxin-like — protein: MPGLTIGDTVPDLEFQTTHGNIKLHEYCNNAKFTIIFSHPGDFTPVCTTELGAMAAYADKFEQRGVKLLGFSCDDIQSHQEWIKDIEAYNKNKPVNYPIAADPTREIIKKLNMVEPSDGNTVTPSRALHVVGPDKKIKLSFLYPASTGRNMDEVLRVLDSLQIASKHKISTPANWKPGDPVVISPDVSNDEAKQSFPQGYDSVELPSNKDYLRFTHVE